Proteins encoded within one genomic window of Aquarana catesbeiana isolate 2022-GZ linkage group LG03, ASM4218655v1, whole genome shotgun sequence:
- the LOC141131658 gene encoding cholesterol 25-hydroxylase-like protein 1, member 1 — MNSPDSSADHLFLQPFWDHVLTEFGDIVSSPFFPVLLAFSGYLCFSFPFACIDLLGERCPLLYQYKIQKNKRPTVEMMILCVWKAVYNHVIYVFPAVFLNWFWMPQWPLPVNAPTVFTLLVEVLGCLLLFDFQYYIWHVLHHKNLWLYKKVHAVHHKYVAPFSLSSQNLSGYELMTVGFWSSLNPIRLGCHPLTSWTCNLLSIWMSVDDHTGYNFPWSLSQIMPYGLYGGVLAHDLHHQRPDTNFAPFFGHWDLICGTSCSIKGSV, encoded by the coding sequence ATGAATTCACCCGACTCCAGCGCGGACCATCTCTTTCTTCAGCCGTTTTGGGATCATGTTCTTACCGAGTTTGGCGACATTGTGAGTTCCCCATTTTTCCCAGTCTTACTGGCATTTTCTGGTTATCTATGCTTCAGTTTTCCTTTCGCTTGTATTGACTTACTGGGAGAGCGATGCCCCCTTCTGTATCAATACAAAATTCAGAAGAACAAACGTCCAACAGTAGAGATGATGATTCTTTGTGTCTGGAAGGCTGTATACAATCATGTGATTTATGTTTTCCCAGCTGTGTTTCTTAATTGGTTCTGGATGCCCCAATGGCCTTTACCAGTGAATGCGCCAACTGTATTTACTCTCCTTGTAGAGGTGTTGGGATGCCTGCTTCTGTTTGACTTTCAATATTATATATGGCATGTCTTGCACCATAAGAACCTTTGGCTATACAAGAAAGTTCACGCTGTCCACCACAAATATGTTGCCCCATTTTCATTGTCAAGTCAGAATCTTAGTGGCTACGAGCTTATGACTGTTGGCTTTTGGAGTAGCCTGAATCCCATCAGGTTAGGCTGTCACCCTCTGACGTCATGGACATGTAACCTGCTTAGTATTTGGATGTCTGTAGATGACCATACAGGCTACAATTTCCCTTGGTCTCTTTCCCAGATTATGCCCTATGGTTTATATGGAGGGGTGTTGGCTCATGACCTGCATCATCAGAGACCAGACACTAACTTTGCCCCATTTTTTGGACACTGGGACCTAATTTGTGGAACTTCTTGTTCTATAAAAGGAAGTGTTTAA
- the LOC141131657 gene encoding cholesterol 25-hydroxylase-like protein 1, member 2, with protein MMEVLSCLSHVLDTYHHSRPLQPLWDHLKIKYSETMRSPLFPVVLTVSCYVIFCIPYLIFNIMGRRWPFIHKYKIQQDRNPTGPMIFHCLGVTLYNHLFLIFPAAVAQWYWRPPCPLPEEAPSISDIAFGVMGSLLLFDFQYFIWHMIHHRNRWLYKTFHAIHHEYMAPFALATQCLGGWELVTVGFWTTLNPIIFRCHLLTTWIFMVFHVYVSVEDHCGYDFPWSTSHLMPLGIYGGPIKHDVHHQKPMSNYAPHFTHWDKIFGTHADFASVKGILELDTPNKTCCASKEEDSLYDESVPPTDRVAEERNF; from the coding sequence ATGATGGAAGTGTTATCCTGTCTGTCCCATGTTCTGGACACATACCACCACAGCAGACCACTTCAACCATTGTGGGACCACCTGAAGATCAAATATTCTGAAACTATGAGGTCTCCACTCTTCCCTGTAGTTCTTACTGTGTCTTGCTACGTTATCTTTTGCATCCCCTACCTGATCTTCAACATCATGGGCAGAAGGTGGCCCTTTATTCACAAGTATAAGATCCAGCAAGACAGGAATCCAACTGGACCAATGATTTTCCATTGCCTTGGAGTGACTCTGTACAACCACCTGTTCTTAATTTTCCCAGCTGCTGTTGCCCAGTGGTATTGGAGACCTCCATGTCCTCTGCCAGAAGAGGCTCCAAGCATTTCGGATATTGCATTTGGTGTGATGGGAAGCCTTCTACTTTTTGATTTTCAGTACTTCATTTGGCACATGATCCACCACAGAAATCGATGGTTATATAAGACATTCCATGCAATTCATCATGAATATATGGCACCATTTGCCTTAGCTACACAGTGTCTTGGTGGTTGGGAACTGGTGACTGTTGGATTTTGGACCACATTAAATCCTATTATCTTTAGATGTCACCTTCTTACAACATGGATATTCATGGTATTCCATGTATATGTCTCTGTGGAGGATCACTGCGGTTATGATTTTCCTTGGTCCACATCACATCTAATGCCACTTGGTATCTACGGAGGGCCAATAAAACATGATGTGCATCATCAGAAACCTATGAGCAACTATGCTCCTCACTTCACACACTGGGACAAAATCTTTGGCACTCATGCAGACTTTGCCTCTGTCAAGGGCATACTGGAGCTTGACACCCCAAACAAAACCTGCTGTGCCAGCAAAGAAGAGGACAGTCTATATGATGAAAGTGTCCCTCCAACAGACAGAGTTGCTGAAGAAAGGAACTTTTAA